From the genome of Pseudomonas sp. Teo4, one region includes:
- a CDS encoding CaiB/BaiF CoA-transferase family protein, with protein MGPLQGVHIVEFAGIGPAPLCAMLLADLGATVIRIDRVTPADIGLARPLEYDLVLRNRKTIRVDLKDPKGMALVHDLVGRADAVIEGFRPGVMERLGLGPDACLERNPKLVYGRMTGWGQEGPLAHSAGHDINYIAITGVLDAIGRKGSPPTVPLNVLGDYAGGSLYLAIGLLSGILEARGSGKGQVVDAAIVDGVTSLMTVLLGLWHAGMMNEGRGNNLLDSGSPFYDVYACADGQYVSVGPIERKFYLQLLEKLELDAPELREQYDRAHWPAIRDALGQRFASQPRAHWEQLLAGSDCCFSPVLDLAQAMQHPHLQARETFVEVGGIMQPAPAPRFSRTPPARPTPPAAATTENARAALAQWLSEASIEAYAATGAFQ; from the coding sequence GTGGGACCCTTGCAAGGTGTACATATCGTCGAGTTCGCCGGCATCGGGCCGGCCCCCTTGTGTGCGATGCTGCTGGCCGACCTTGGCGCCACCGTCATCCGCATCGACCGCGTCACCCCGGCCGACATCGGCCTGGCCCGCCCCCTGGAATACGACCTGGTGCTGCGCAACCGCAAGACCATCAGGGTGGACCTGAAGGACCCCAAAGGCATGGCCCTGGTGCATGACCTGGTGGGCCGCGCCGACGCTGTGATCGAAGGTTTCCGCCCTGGCGTGATGGAGCGCCTGGGCCTCGGCCCCGACGCGTGCCTTGAGCGTAATCCCAAACTGGTCTACGGCCGGATGACCGGTTGGGGCCAGGAGGGTCCGCTGGCCCACAGTGCCGGGCACGATATCAACTACATCGCCATCACCGGTGTACTCGATGCCATCGGCCGCAAAGGGTCGCCGCCCACCGTTCCGCTGAACGTGCTGGGCGACTATGCAGGCGGCTCGCTGTACCTGGCCATCGGACTGCTCAGCGGCATTCTCGAAGCCCGTGGTTCAGGCAAGGGCCAGGTGGTGGACGCGGCCATCGTCGATGGCGTGACCTCGCTGATGACGGTGCTGCTCGGACTATGGCACGCCGGCATGATGAACGAGGGCCGTGGCAACAACCTGCTGGACTCCGGCTCGCCGTTCTATGACGTCTATGCCTGCGCCGACGGCCAGTACGTGTCGGTCGGCCCCATCGAGCGCAAGTTCTACCTGCAATTGCTGGAAAAACTCGAACTCGACGCGCCCGAACTGCGCGAGCAATACGATCGCGCCCATTGGCCGGCAATCCGCGATGCCCTGGGCCAACGCTTTGCCAGCCAGCCTCGCGCCCATTGGGAACAACTGCTGGCCGGCAGCGACTGCTGTTTCTCGCCAGTGCTCGACCTTGCGCAGGCCATGCAACACCCGCATCTGCAAGCGCGGGAGACCTTCGTCGAGGTGGGTGGAATAATGCAGCCGGCCCCTGCTCCACGCTTCTCCCGCACACCGCCGGCGCGCCCCACGCCACCGGCTGCGGCGACGACGGAGAACGCGCGGGCCGCGTTGGCGCAATGGCTGTCAGAGGCAAGCATCGAAGCTTACGCTGCCACTGGGGCCTTCCAATGA
- a CDS encoding YybH family protein, giving the protein MTPARVLEQVLEQWSDAAASWDADALGACYSADAGLHGGRPGHSLGRSAIVAYFASYDAVIRSGVVQALDQEVSQPAEGLLVAQGHVRMSFVLGDGRETVSLLRSTLVLRVEEGVWRIWRHHFSPVPEAPPLG; this is encoded by the coding sequence ATGACACCGGCGCGCGTGCTGGAGCAGGTGCTCGAACAGTGGAGCGATGCCGCTGCGAGTTGGGACGCTGACGCCCTGGGGGCCTGCTACAGCGCCGATGCCGGGCTGCATGGCGGGCGTCCGGGGCACAGCCTCGGGCGCTCGGCCATCGTGGCGTACTTCGCCAGCTACGACGCAGTGATTCGTTCGGGTGTCGTGCAGGCCCTGGACCAGGAAGTGTCGCAGCCCGCCGAGGGCCTGCTGGTGGCCCAAGGGCATGTGCGCATGAGCTTCGTCCTGGGCGATGGGCGCGAGACGGTGAGCCTGCTGCGCTCGACCTTGGTGCTGCGTGTCGAAGAGGGTGTGTGGAGAATCTGGCGGCACCATTTTTCCCCGGTGCCAGAAGCGCCGCCCTTGGGCTGA